In Antarcticibacterium arcticum, the genomic stretch TTACAATGCTGTCTGCCCTGTTCATCGGGATGGCGGTTGAGGAACATGAACATCATTAATTTTAATTTTTAATTTAATTACTATGGAGTATTTACACATTGGACTTGCAGCATTAGGAGCTGGTCTTGCAGTTATTGGAGCTGCTATTGGGGTTGGTAGAATTGGTGGATCTGCAATGGATGCTATCGCTCGCCAGCCAGAAGCTTCTGGAAAGATCCAGACTGCTATGATTATTGCTGCGGCTCTTGTAGAGGGTGTTGCCCTTTTTGGAGT encodes the following:
- the atpE gene encoding ATP synthase F0 subunit C, with protein sequence MEYLHIGLAALGAGLAVIGAAIGVGRIGGSAMDAIARQPEASGKIQTAMIIAAALVEGVALFGVVAALLGVLTVPA